The Pontibacter korlensis sequence TAAAGCTGCTTTCTTCAGGATTGAAAGTAGATTCCAACTTATAATTCGTTTATTGTAATCTTGTATAGAGTAGAACAATAGATGCTAAGAAACCAAAGCCTAGAGATATAGTACCGAAAACATTCTCCCGGAAGAACTTAGCAGGCAGGGGATCAACCACGAGCATATCGTCGGGCTTTAAATAGAAGTTATTCTTCGCTAAAGTAGTTTCGTCCAAAAGGCTGAAAGCATAAATTTTAGCTTGCCCCTCTTCGTAACGAATCAACTTTATTTTACCCCGATCCGCATAACTGGTCAAGCCGCCAGCAGTAGCAATAGCCTCCATCACATTAATGTTGTCCTGGTAGGTAGTAAACTGCCCTTGGCTTCCTACTTCTCCAACTATGGTATAGCGAAAAGTTAACAAGCGCAGGTTCACAGTTGGATTTGCCAGGAAAGGCTTAAGTGCTTCAGTTACAGCAACACGGGCCTCTGGCATAGTAAGCCCAGTCAAATGAACTTTACCGACTACAGGAATCAAAATATCTCCAGCATCATCAATTGTGTAGCCACTAAGAACAGGATCATCAGAACCTGAGGTAGTTACAGGTGAATTTAGAAAATTATATTCCGTAGGTGTAGTTGTCTGAACTCTTAATGACAGCACATCACCGGGCTTTAGAGTATAAACCGGCTTCTTAAGGTCAAATGTCTTCAAAAGTTCATCTGCTTTACCCTGATCTTTTACTTCAGGGTTCTCCTGTAACAGGAGAAGCTTTTTTTGTGGTACACAGGAGGCAAAAATCACCATCCCCAGCATGATCCACCACGCGATAAGGGTTTTGCGCATCAGATTATTATTCCTTCTATTATAGATTAACCTAAAGGTTTATCTTGTAGTATATTTTTTCGCTTGAAATGGTAAAAATATGAAAATAATGCTTGGGATTACATTTTTAAGTTCAATTAAATTCGATGTCCTAGGTTAAAACTGCACCTGAATCCCATTTGATATAGCATACACAAAGTTAGTAACAGGCACAATAGGCTCATCTTCAAATGTACAACTGAAGTTTGTTTTAAAAGAAAACCTTGTATTTAACTTTACCTGCAAGGTCACATCTCCGCTGACTCTGTTGCGAAACGTGTCAATTCTATTGTCATAACCAACCTGATAGTATACAATTCCTTCCGTACTTACTAACTCGTTGATCTTTGCCTTTATACTGGCGTAGTTTGTAGATATCAGAAGGTCTGACGTGATTAGCCTGTTCTCCTCCTCAGGGTTCTCCCACTCCTCATGCTCATGCATAAAGCCACTACCAAGGTATATCCCACTGTTCTTACGCTTCAGCAAACGATAACGAACCCCTCCCCCGGCCAGTGTTCTTAGCTCTAGCCCCCTAGCTTTATCAGCTTGTAATTGCGTGAAGAGTTCATTTGAAAGTCGCCTCTTGCGAAATAGATTTACCCTAAAATGAGAGTATCCTGTACTTGCCACAGTGTTTCGAAGCTCTTTAGAATCATAGTTAACTAACAAGTAGTTGTAGTAGTTTAGCAGCAGATAGCTGTGCTTCTCAGCAACGTAGGCTACATCTCCAGTAAATGTTAACTGAAGATAGTTGTTAGGATTATCCTTGCCTGCGTTTCTGTTGAACATAGAAAAGCTAAAGCCTGCTTTTCCTGTAAAGTAACCAGAGGTGTCCCGATCTACCCGCGATTGCTCAATGTTTAGAATTTGACCAAATACTTTAGGGGAACTAGAACAAATAACCAGAAAAAGAAGCAAAGCAAAAAACCTTGCACTCCTTGACAGGAAGAAGTGGCATAAAGAAAATATTATCAGCATAAAATAGCTTGCTAACCTAAACATTTCGCCAATTCTAACGCATATATTCTAAAGGAGCAAATTAGATGATGGTTGATACTAATTTAAGCTTAGAAACTAAAATTAGCAGCTCTTCTTCCCTTTCGGAATAAATATAGTTTTGGACATGGCAAGAAACTCGGTAGAATTGATAAAAGCGCTACGCGAAACTGCCAACAGGTTAGCGCGTGGCGAAAGGTATGAATGGGGGCACATGGGTAGCTGCAATTGTGGCCATCTGGCGCAAACCATAACAAAGTATAGCAAGGGTAAAATACATGGAGCTGCTATGTGGCGCTGTGGTGACTGGCGTGAGCAACTTCGTGACTATTGTCCCCAGAGTGGTCTTCCGCTAGATGAAATCATTGACCGCATGTTAGATTTTGGCGTCACGCGCAATGAACTTTCCTACCTAGAAACGTTATCTCATCCAGATATACTAAAGCGCCTCCCTAAGAATCATCGGTATCTGAAGCACAACCACCGTGACGATGTTGTGCTTTACCTTCACACATGGGCTACATTTCTAGAAGAGGAGCTCCTCTCCCAACTTGTATTGCCGGCTCCATTAGAGCAAGCCAAGGTATAACAGCAGAGCTGTAGCTGAAACTTCAGCATAATAAAGTTTTTCATTAGCTTTAAGCGAACAAGAGTAACTTAAAGCAATGGAAAAAGAGGAAGTCATATCCGCAGCAGCTAACTATGTGCAAGACCTGTTGAAGGATGAAGGCTCCGGACACGATTGGTGGCACATATTTCGCGTCTGGAACAATGCTAAGCACATAGCCTCGAAAGAGCAGGCAGACATGCATGTGGTTGAGCTAGCTGCACTCCTGCACGACATAGGAGATCATAAATTTCATAATGGTGACGAAACTGTTGGTCCGCGCATGGCTCGCCAGTGGCTGGAACGGTACAAGGTTGATGAACATTCAATTGATCACATCTGCAGTATCATAAAGGACCTCTCTTTTAAGGGGGCAGGCACTTCTTCGGCTATGCCAACCCTAGAAGGCAAGATAGTTCAGGATGCAGATAGGCTGGATGCTATAGGAGCCATAGGCATTGCTCGTACTTTTGCCTACGGAGGGCACAAAAGCCGTGAGATGTACAATCCTGACATAAAACCAGTGCTTCACGATTCTTTTGAAGCGTACAAGAATAACTCGGCCCCTACTATCAACCACTTCTACGAAAAGCTTTTACTCCTGAAAGACCGTATGCATACGGAGTCTGCCAAGAAGTTGGCCGAGCAACGCCACCAGTATATGGAGGAGTTCTTGAACCAGTTCTATGCAGAATGGGAAGGGGAAAAATAACATTTCATTGCTTTAGTAAATCAGCATCTCATCCAATTTAGAAGCCCAGCATTAATCAATCAGTTAGGAAACAGTCGTTAGCCATTTTATGGAGATACCTTTACTCTCAGACATAGTCATTATACTTGGATTGGCAGTTGTTGTAATCTTGCTATTCCAGCGCTTTAAGCTACCAACCATTCTAGGTTTTTTGGCTACAGGAGTAATAGCTGGCCCACACGGACTAAGCCTTATCCACTCCTCTCACGATATTGAAATTCTAGCGGAAATCGGTGTTATCCTCCTGCTTTTCATCATCGGTATGGAGTTTTCGCTCAGGCAGCTTTCCATGATAAAGCGGACTGTATTGCTAGGTGGTACGACACAGGTGTTAGCCACTATAGGCTTGGTTGCACTGGTAATGGTGCTACTAAACTTCAATTGGGGCGAAGCTGTGTTTATGGGTTTCCTGATAGCTCTGAGCAGTACAGCCATCGTACTGAAGCTACTTCAAGACCGGGGAGAGATAAACAGCCCACAGGGCCGGGTGGTGCTGGGTATCTTAATCTTTCAGGATATTATAGTAGTACCTATGATGCTATTGGCTCCACTAATGGCTGGCGGCTCTGAGAATATTGTAACAGAGCTGTTGCTAATGGCGCTAAAAGGGGCGTTTGTAATTGTATTTGTACTTATTAGCGCAAGGTACCTGGTACCGCGTCTGCTTTATCTGGTTGCTGAAACCAAGAGCAAAGAGTTATTTATACTTTGTGTCGTGGTGATTTGCTTTGCGGTAGCCTGGCTTACTTCCAGTCTCGGACTTTCCTTGGCACTGGGTGCCTTCATGGCGGGTTTGATTATTTCAGAATCTGAGTACAGCCATCAAGCTACAAGCAACATACTCCCCTTCCGCGAGATTTTTACCAGCTTCTTTTTTGTATCGATTGGCATGCTGCTGGACTTCGCTTTTCTGCTACAAAACCTGCCGGTCGTCCTGCTCTTTACCCTTGTCACCTTCCTACTCAAAGGCATTGTAGCTACAATAGCAGCCCGTATGCTTCAGTACCCGCTGCGAATAGCACTGTTGGTAGGCCTCTCTTTATTCCAGGTTGGAGAGTTTGCCTTTATACTTTCGAAGGCCGGTATAAACAATGGTTTACTCTCAGAAGAAACTTATCAATACTTTCTGTCTGTGTCTTTGCTAACGATGGCGGTTACTCCGTTTGTAGTTGGTTCTTACAGACGCCTGGCTGATATGATCGCAGCACCATTTTCTTCAAGTCACGAGGCAATGCCTTTTCAAAATCCACATGACATGCATGGTGACTTACCAAACCTGGATGATCACATTATTATTATTGGGTATGGAATAAATGGGAGAAATGTAGCAAAAGCAGCCAAACATGCTAACATCCCTTACGTGATCGTGGAGCTAAATGCAGTAACGGTAAAGAATGAGCGTAAAATTGGAGAACCGATTGTTTATGGGGATGCCGTACACCCTATGATCCTATCCCACATTAATATTCACCGCGCAAGGGTCGTTGTAATTGCTATTTCTGATCCAGAAGCTACAAAGCGCATCATTACCACAGTCAGAGAAATCTCAGACAAAGTACACATTATAGTACGTACGCGCTTTGTGCAGGAAATGGAAGATAACTACCGAATTGGTGCAGACGAGGTAATACCAGAGGAGTTTGAGACTAGTATAGAAATCTTTACGCGCACATTAAACAAGTACCTGATGCCTCGAGACGAGATAGAAGCGTTTACGCAGAAGATCCGCTCAGACAACTATGAAATGCTCCGTAGCCTAGCAGGCAACCGCAAAAATGACATGGCAAACTTAAGTATGGATATTCCGGACATAGAAGTGGCAAGCCTCCGGATATATACTACAGAGCCTGATATTGTGGGTACACCTTTACTTCATACAAGCATCCGTAATAGGTTTCAGATCACGGTAGTTGCCATTAAGCGCAAGGCGGAAACTATACTTAACATCAACGCGAACACTGTGCTACAAAAAGGGGATTTGCTGTATGTAGTTGGTAAGCCAGCAGATGTTATGAGATTTAGCAACTACCTAAAAGACTCTTAATTGTTTTGACCTGAAATGCCGCTACGATGGGCAGCTTATAGCTGCCCAATTACTTCCTCTACCTTATTTTCTACGGCTTTATAATTGTCTTTTGGATTTACCGCCCCTTCAGCCCATCCTCGCCAAAGTAGCATGTTAGACCTAGGGTTGATGAAATCAATTATCAATGTTCCCTCTTTAAAAAGATCTACACTGCGGTAACCTGGCATATCAGCATGGCCATAGTCATAGCGGTAGCCACTCATGTATCCATAACTGTAGCCAAAGCCTTGGGAAAACTTCTCCGTCTTATCCTTCTCCTCGGGCACAGACACACTCACATCATAAGCGACCAGAACATCAGGGTTTTCATCAACTTTAGTATAACCCCTCTCCTGCAACTCCTTTTCGATTGCTTGAATCATGTTTTTGTGCAGGCTTGCTTTATAGCCATTGATGTATTCAGCCCCTGCAGGTGGTGGTGTTTGGTACCAACTATAGGTTTTAGCCCCACGAAAGTTATTGGCATAAGGAGCTTTGATGGATTTGGCTCCTAAAGAAGCAGAAGTGGTAACACAGGAAGTAAGCTGTAACGCACTCATAAATAAGATGCAGAGCAACGTTGGCTGAAGTAGTCGTTTCATAGTTTAATAGAATTAACGCGCTTTTAAGGTACCGTTCATAAAGGAGATAGGTTATATGGATGTAAACTTAATGATAAGATAGTAAACACACCACTTAGCCATAACTTGTGCTTGTAGATTTCCGGCTTAATCTATAGAACACAACTTGAGCAGGCTTGTAGACCAAGTCATCATGCATGCCAAATACGTCTGTATCACGAATAGTGACGCATCAGCAACTAAAACATTAATTAGTTCGTGTATTTGAAAAAAGAACGACCATGACTGATGTATCCTCATATGTTCCAAGTCCATCGCCAAGATGGGTGGAGAATTTTGCAAAATTCGGACTCACCGCTAAAGGCATAGTTTATTGCCTGGTTGGAGCAATAGCTTTTATGGCAGCATTCGAGTTGGGCGGGCAATCTACGCAGAGCGCTGGCAGAAGCAACATATTTAAAACAATCCAGGACATGCCTGCCGGCAACATTCTACTAGGCTTGGTGGCAGCGGGTCTTATTTGTTATACGCTCTGGCGCTTTATACAAGCCGTTAAAGACACAGAAGGCAAAGGTTCTAACGCTAAAGGAACTGCCATGCGCCTGCGCTATATGTTTAGTGGTATTATTTATGGCTCTCTTGCCTTTCTGGCTGTGCGCATGGTATTGGGCAACAGCAGCGGCAGTGGCAGCGACTCCCGCCAAACACTGACAGCCAAACTACTCGAACAGCCTTTTGGACAGTGGTTGGTAGGCATTGTAGCCACGGGAACTGTAATCGCGGGACTCTACCAGATATACTATGGCTACTCCGAAAAATATCAGAAGGAAGTACAGGGTAGCGGCTTAAAGCATGATGTAGAACACCGGATGATACGTGCCGGTAAATTAGGCTATATAGCCCGTGGCATAGTATGGATTGTCATCGGTTACCTCTTCCTTCAAGCCGCCTTGAAGTCCAGTGCAAAAGAGGCTGGAGGTAGTACAGAGGCTTTCCAATTCCTGGAAAACACCTCCTATGGCTCTTTCATACTAGGAGCAGTGGCTTTGGGATTGATATGTTATGGCATATTTATGTTCATGCGCGCCAAGTATCAACCTATTCACTCTCGATAAAAAAGCTTCGCTCCTACTTCCAACTCTGTCTATACTAAGGCAGCAACAAGATTGGTGAATCTACACGTACAGCAATTTTAAGAAGTACTAACTCAGGAAGCACAGGCCTGTAAAAGAACAACTTTAACAAGACGCTAAAATTATACTTTATGAATAATAGGTGTATTCCCATAAAAGGAATCTAATGTCCCATATTGCAAAATAGCGTAAATTTCAGTTATTTAGGGCCAATATAGCCTAATGAAGAGAGCAACAAATCAAGTTATACTTTTTGACTAATTCTAACTTGCTATCTTTATACAAAGCACCCTACTACTGAACAAACTAAATGAATAACGCTACATTCAAGATATTTATCCTGGACGATGATGTCTGGTATAGTGAGCTTCTGGAATATCACTTATCTCTAAACCCTGACTACGAAATAAGAAAATACCATTCTGCCAAAGACTGCCTCAGCAATATGCATCACCGGCCGAATGTGATTACGCTTGATTACTCTTTACCAGATAAAAATGGCGCGGAAGTTCTAAAAAAAATCCGGGAGCAAAGCCCAGACACGCAGGTAATAGTTATATCAGGACAGAAAGATGTAGCCACCGCGGTAGACTTGCTCAAGCAAGGCGCCTACGATTATATAGTTAAAGACGAAGACACTCCTGAGCGGCTCTGGAACTCTATCAATAAGATAAGGGAAAATGTATCGCTGCGCGAGGAAATTGATCAGTTGCGCGAGGAAATCGGGCAAAAGTACGACTTCAGCAACTTCATTATAGGCAACAGCGATGCCATGAAGCGGGTTTTCACCATGATGGGGAAAGCCGCCAAAACCAACATCACCGTGTCTATAAACGGAGAGACCGGTACAGGTAAAGAACTTGTTGCAAAAGCCATCCATTACAACAGCCCCAGAAAAAAGATGCCGTACGTAACAGTTAACGTAGCGGCAATACCTAAGGAACTCATCGAAAGTGAGCTCTTTGGCCACGAAAAAGGTGCCTTTACAGGCGCTGTGGCCAGAAGGCTGGGTAAGTTTGAGGAGGCCAACAAAGGTACTATCTTCCTGGATGAGATTGGAGAGCTAGACATAAGCCTACAGGCTAAGTTGCTGCGCGTGCTGCAGGAAAAAGAAATAACGCGTGTGGGTGGTAATAGCGTAGTGCCTATAGATGTACGTATAGTTGTGGCAACACATAAAGATCTAGCTGAAGAGGTAAAGAAAGGCAACTTTCGGGAAGACCTTTATTACCGACTGCTAGGATTACCAATAAACCTTCCACCCTTACGTGAGAGAGGTGCCGATATCCTGGTGCTAGCCAAACACTTTATGGATGCGTTTGCCAAAGAAAACGGTATGGGTAAAAAAACATTTGCTCCGGATGCACAACAAAAGCTACTATCCCACCCTTACCCGGGCAATGTCCGTGAATTAAAAGCTGTGGTTGAGCTAGCCGTGGTAATGGCCGATGAATCTGTAATAGAGCCACAGGACATCAACCTTAGTGCTAGTGATTCCGAAAAAGATTTCCTGGCACAAGAGCGGTCTTTGCGGGAGTACACAACAGAAATTATACAGCGTTTCCTGAATAAGTATGACAGCAATGTACTCTTGGTAGCAGAAAAACTGGACATCGGTAAATCAACAATTTATCGCATGATCCAGAACAAAGAAGTTTTGACCAGGTAATGCGTGCGAGTGAGACAACGCATTAAGCTTGTGCCATACCAAACGCGGAACTGTATTTAAAGGCACGTTACTTTTCTCATACTCTCAGAAAACTTATGCCCGTCAAGCTAGCGTACTTTAGCATAGCTGATCTGAGCATAAGCTTAAAGAAAATGGCTTGTAAATTAGCCAACAGATACCTATGGTAACCAATGAAGAGCTGCTCAGGCAGCTAGAGGAGGAAAGAAGTGCCCGAATAGCTGCTGAAAAGCTTGCTGAGGCACGACTTCAAGAGCTGAAAAGAATAGCTAGTATTGGACTCAGTGGTTCTCCCGCCACAGATAGTGATTTTGTTTCCCAAATAAGGGATGAAGAAACCAATTATACGAATTGGCTGGAGCTACAGGCAGAAGTCCAGAACGAGTACCCTAACCCCGTGCTTAGGACAAGTTGCGATGGAGAAATCCTGTTCGCAAATCTTGCGGC is a genomic window containing:
- a CDS encoding sigma-54-dependent transcriptional regulator, whose product is MNNATFKIFILDDDVWYSELLEYHLSLNPDYEIRKYHSAKDCLSNMHHRPNVITLDYSLPDKNGAEVLKKIREQSPDTQVIVISGQKDVATAVDLLKQGAYDYIVKDEDTPERLWNSINKIRENVSLREEIDQLREEIGQKYDFSNFIIGNSDAMKRVFTMMGKAAKTNITVSINGETGTGKELVAKAIHYNSPRKKMPYVTVNVAAIPKELIESELFGHEKGAFTGAVARRLGKFEEANKGTIFLDEIGELDISLQAKLLRVLQEKEITRVGGNSVVPIDVRIVVATHKDLAEEVKKGNFREDLYYRLLGLPINLPPLRERGADILVLAKHFMDAFAKENGMGKKTFAPDAQQKLLSHPYPGNVRELKAVVELAVVMADESVIEPQDINLSASDSEKDFLAQERSLREYTTEIIQRFLNKYDSNVLLVAEKLDIGKSTIYRMIQNKEVLTR
- a CDS encoding monovalent cation:proton antiporter-2 (CPA2) family protein; protein product: MEIPLLSDIVIILGLAVVVILLFQRFKLPTILGFLATGVIAGPHGLSLIHSSHDIEILAEIGVILLLFIIGMEFSLRQLSMIKRTVLLGGTTQVLATIGLVALVMVLLNFNWGEAVFMGFLIALSSTAIVLKLLQDRGEINSPQGRVVLGILIFQDIIVVPMMLLAPLMAGGSENIVTELLLMALKGAFVIVFVLISARYLVPRLLYLVAETKSKELFILCVVVICFAVAWLTSSLGLSLALGAFMAGLIISESEYSHQATSNILPFREIFTSFFFVSIGMLLDFAFLLQNLPVVLLFTLVTFLLKGIVATIAARMLQYPLRIALLVGLSLFQVGEFAFILSKAGINNGLLSEETYQYFLSVSLLTMAVTPFVVGSYRRLADMIAAPFSSSHEAMPFQNPHDMHGDLPNLDDHIIIIGYGINGRNVAKAAKHANIPYVIVELNAVTVKNERKIGEPIVYGDAVHPMILSHINIHRARVVVIAISDPEATKRIITTVREISDKVHIIVRTRFVQEMEDNYRIGADEVIPEEFETSIEIFTRTLNKYLMPRDEIEAFTQKIRSDNYEMLRSLAGNRKNDMANLSMDIPDIEVASLRIYTTEPDIVGTPLLHTSIRNRFQITVVAIKRKAETILNINANTVLQKGDLLYVVGKPADVMRFSNYLKDS
- a CDS encoding polysaccharide biosynthesis/export family protein; this translates as MRKTLIAWWIMLGMVIFASCVPQKKLLLLQENPEVKDQGKADELLKTFDLKKPVYTLKPGDVLSLRVQTTTPTEYNFLNSPVTTSGSDDPVLSGYTIDDAGDILIPVVGKVHLTGLTMPEARVAVTEALKPFLANPTVNLRLLTFRYTIVGEVGSQGQFTTYQDNINVMEAIATAGGLTSYADRGKIKLIRYEEGQAKIYAFSLLDETTLAKNNFYLKPDDMLVVDPLPAKFFRENVFGTISLGFGFLASIVLLYTRLQ
- a CDS encoding HD domain-containing protein, with amino-acid sequence MEKEEVISAAANYVQDLLKDEGSGHDWWHIFRVWNNAKHIASKEQADMHVVELAALLHDIGDHKFHNGDETVGPRMARQWLERYKVDEHSIDHICSIIKDLSFKGAGTSSAMPTLEGKIVQDADRLDAIGAIGIARTFAYGGHKSREMYNPDIKPVLHDSFEAYKNNSAPTINHFYEKLLLLKDRMHTESAKKLAEQRHQYMEEFLNQFYAEWEGEK
- a CDS encoding DUF1206 domain-containing protein — encoded protein: MTDVSSYVPSPSPRWVENFAKFGLTAKGIVYCLVGAIAFMAAFELGGQSTQSAGRSNIFKTIQDMPAGNILLGLVAAGLICYTLWRFIQAVKDTEGKGSNAKGTAMRLRYMFSGIIYGSLAFLAVRMVLGNSSGSGSDSRQTLTAKLLEQPFGQWLVGIVATGTVIAGLYQIYYGYSEKYQKEVQGSGLKHDVEHRMIRAGKLGYIARGIVWIVIGYLFLQAALKSSAKEAGGSTEAFQFLENTSYGSFILGAVALGLICYGIFMFMRAKYQPIHSR
- a CDS encoding DUF4136 domain-containing protein, which codes for MKRLLQPTLLCILFMSALQLTSCVTTSASLGAKSIKAPYANNFRGAKTYSWYQTPPPAGAEYINGYKASLHKNMIQAIEKELQERGYTKVDENPDVLVAYDVSVSVPEEKDKTEKFSQGFGYSYGYMSGYRYDYGHADMPGYRSVDLFKEGTLIIDFINPRSNMLLWRGWAEGAVNPKDNYKAVENKVEEVIGQL
- a CDS encoding DUF481 domain-containing protein: MFNRNAGKDNPNNYLQLTFTGDVAYVAEKHSYLLLNYYNYLLVNYDSKELRNTVASTGYSHFRVNLFRKRRLSNELFTQLQADKARGLELRTLAGGGVRYRLLKRKNSGIYLGSGFMHEHEEWENPEEENRLITSDLLISTNYASIKAKINELVSTEGIVYYQVGYDNRIDTFRNRVSGDVTLQVKLNTRFSFKTNFSCTFEDEPIVPVTNFVYAISNGIQVQF